The Vespula vulgaris chromosome 2, iyVesVulg1.1, whole genome shotgun sequence genome has a segment encoding these proteins:
- the LOC127073036 gene encoding mitochondrial import receptor subunit TOM70, whose product MPAANSVGSITSSALPKWQLALAVGAPVALGLGYMYYKSSTKPSSKPERGKSKYGSRENGTKNDKQISIDGDCNLKSENTSRIETPLEKAQKFKDEGNVHFKMGKYDEAIALYNNAIDACPKSNKEELAIYYQNRAAAYEHLRKYSAVKADCTKALELNPRYAKAFLRRARALEHSNDLEHALEDVTTACVLEGFINQSALTTADRVLKQLGKQRAQEHWANKKLIMPSKYFINTYINSFYNDPIFSTSIKLRYDNPSVGFTKIMKALDDQDYDNIIPLCTNEIDSEQLEVLPWKMEMLLLRATFYLLLGKHDAALEDFEKIINSTDASKEVKVNALIKRASLYMQLENPEKSFIDFDLAINLDPNCSDIYHHRGQIDLLMEKMDEAKEDFQKAVDLNPDFALAYVQKCYTDYRYAIVKRDVLLVESCLKNFEKAFEKFPDCPDCYTLYAEVLSETLDYKKADWYFAKAIEKDPNNATIYVHRGLLQLQWNNTIDKAVEYINEALKLDDKCKFGYETLGTIEVQRGNYKEAIELFDKALALGRTSMELTHIFSLKDGAKAQLTIKDRLGPDVKNLQNMS is encoded by the exons atgCCAGCAGCAAACAGTGTGGGTAGTATAACCAGCAGTGCATTACCAAAATGGCAGCTCGCTTTAGCGGTAGGAGCCCCGGTAGCTTTAGGACTTGGCTACATGTATTATAAAAGCAGTACAAAGCCGTCCTCTAAACCAGAACGTGGTAAATCAAAATATGGCTCTCGAGAAAATGGTACTAAGAACGACAAacaaatttcgatcgatggaGATTGTAATTTAAAATCCGAAAATACATCACGAATCGAG ACTCCTTTAGAAAAGGCTCAAAAATTCAAGGACGAAGGCAATGTTCATTTTAAAATGGGAAAATATGACGAAGCAATAGCCTTGTACAATAATGCTATCGATGCCTGTCCGAAAAGTAATAAGGAAGAACTTGCtatatattatcaaaacaGAGCTGCAGCTTATGAACATTtg agaaaatataGCGCGGTAAAAGCAGATTGTACAAAAGCGTTAGAATTAAATCCAAGATACGCAAAAGCATTTTTACGCAGAGCACGAGCTCTAGAACATAGCAATGATTTAGAACACGCCTTGGAAGATGTCACTACAGCTTGTGTTTTAGAAGgatttattaatcaatcgGCTTTAACAACAGCGGATAGAGTTCTAAAACAACTTG GTAAACAACGTGCTCAAGAACATTGGgcaaataaaaagttaatcaTGCCAAGCAAATACTTTATCAATACATACATTAATTCGTTTTATAATGATCCAATTTTTTCTACATCCATAAAGTTACGCTACGATAATCCCTCTGT AGGCTTTACAAAAATCATGAAAGCATTAGACGATCAAGATTATGATAACATAATACCACTTTGTACAAATGAAATTGATAGTGAACAATTAGAAGTTCTACCATGGAAAATGGAAATGTTACTTCTCAGAGcaacattttatttacttttaggGAAACATGATGCGGCATTagaagattttgaaaaaattataaattcgaCTGATGCATCTAAAGAAGTTAAAGTTAATGCTTTAATCAAAAGAGCAAGCTTATATATGCAACTTGAGAATCCAGAGAAAAGTTTCATTGATTTTGACTTAGCTATTAATCTTGACCCAAATTGTAGTGATATTTATCATCACAGAGGGCAG atagacTTACTTATGGAAAAAATGGACGAGGCAAAAGAAGATTTTCAAAAAGCTGTGGATTTAAATCCTGATTTTGCACTAGCATATGTACAAAAATGTTATACGGATTATCGTTATGCCATAGTTAAGAGAGATGTACTGTTGGTAGAAagttgtttaaaaaattttgaaaaagcaTTTGAAAAATTCCCTGACTGTCCTGACTGTTATACATTATATGCTgag GTATTGTCAGAAACGCTGGATTATAAGAAAGCAGATTGGTATTTTGCTAAAGCAATTGAAAAGGATCCGAATAATGCCACTATATATGTGCATAGAGGATTACTGCAGTTACAATGGAATAATACGATTGATAAAGCTGTTGAATACATCAACGAAGCATTGAAGCTTGATGACAAATGTAAATTTGGATACGAAACTTTAGGAACGATAGAAGTACaaag aGGAAATTACAAAGAAGCAATAGAACTGTTTGATAAAGCTTTAGCACTAGGTCGAACGTCGATGGAACTTACACATATTTTCAGTTTAAAGGATGGAGCAAAAGCACAACTTACCATAAAAGACAGATTAGGACCAGATGTTAAAAATCTACAGAATATGTCGTAA